The genomic window GTGTGTTAGTAGATAAACATCATCCCCGACTCGTCGTTTGAGCTCTGACAGGCGTGCCGTGAGATTGTGCAGAACATTGTTTACgaagtttgactaaaacggcgAGAACGGTGCCTTCTTCTCATAATATGGTTTTcgttcaaaactctggcagaAAAGGCAACAGGCGACTCCTTAAAGCAGaggtcctgggagttttaggttttttctgctccgacacacctgattcaaatggtttaattacctcctcacccaatcatcaagttctccaggagcacggcaacaagtcagccatttaaaccaggtgttttaaagcaagaacacatctaaaacatgcaggagagcggcccccgaggagtggagtttgacacctgtgccttaaaggaatgcaagacttttaattaaagttagGCTGGTCCAATTTATGCAGCCTTTTATTGAGTTAAGTGGAGCAACTCTTCATGTCAGTTGCTGCCCTGTGCATGCAACTCGTTTGCCTTTCCGTCAGAAGAGTTCGTCATCAGATTCGGCTCATGTTAATCGTTATGTGCGCCGTATTGCACACAGTGTAGATGCAGATACGGAGGCGCCAACTGTAAATAGTTCCTGGGAATGTTAACGTTTCGATACGCAACTCGGATGGGATGCTTTTACAGATCTGCTGAGTCATTTCGGCTGTGTTTACATACTGTAAcggtgaggttttttttttcaagcgaGCGGCGCACGAAGAGCGAGTGCACTCCAgtgcagaaaaacaggaaggagcCTGTCAGGTTTTCTGCTccttgagggttttttttttttgtttgtttatgtgtgtgtgacttttgGCCACAGAGAAATACCACCAACTTGTTTCCACTGTCGTCGTAGGGAGCTGAGTCGCTCACTCTCTCTGCTTGTATTAAACAGTCGTGTGATTGGTTACAACTATGCAagaagatttaaagaaaagaatttGCAGAGATGTGATTGATTTCACTGCTTTGGTTACTTTTgttatataaatgctgattcagcattcacgctgttgatttcctgtttgtttgtgtttgtgtttttttttttttgtttttgttttttttcacataataCTTTTCCaatctacttctgcatactttgttctGTATTAGCTTCCATGTGAAAAAGTTCTGCTCATTCAGGCGATGGGTGCTAtaagtttttgtaacttttatacttttaaatatattttttattcacaagtATTTTCCCAACAGAAATACACTAAGATCTCTTCAATCCCTTCAAAAGCATTGCTCTCctggaaatctgtttttagtttttagctaccgttGCAGCTTTCAGTTAGCTGTTTGCTCTTCTAGCtaactttttgctgcttttagctactgttttgccacATACGGCTTTCATCCAGTGCTTTGCTCCTTTTAACTCGCATTTTGGTACTTTTGACTAAAAGGAGTCTTTtactccttttagtttttagctggagttttactcttttttttcccttttttagctcgtgtttggctccttttagcttcagcagcatTCAGCACTTAGGATATCTTCTGTGGTTCCAGGATTCTGTTAATATTTGGATCTaatattttctctctctgtctcagaTGGATTGGTGATTGTTGGCGTCCACTCTGCCAAGTTTCCCAATGAAAAAGtaagtgtttgtttatctgccgAGGGCTCGTCTGGAGCTTTTCTTAAACGGGTCAGCAAATAGAttacttgactttttttttttttttttgggggggggggctgttaGATTTGTGACAAACATTTGTTAGGAtttaaaacttctgtttctCAGCTTTGTGAGgcaaaaaaaggcacaaaatagAAACCCTTTTCAGAGCTGAAACATTTCACGTTTATTTTGAATCAGCAAAATGTACCAACGTGAGCTTTCAACTAAACCTCCATaaatccctttttctttttttggataaTGGAGGTAAACCCTGACTGGTTTCAGATTTGATAATGCGgtgttcagctttttaaacagcaCAGGGTTCGTTTCATTTTCCGAGAGGTTGCCTGAAAATTAGCACCTGACAGATAAACAAGCTTACGTGGCATAATGTATGACAGGGAGAAGCTGTTCTCTCTGTCAGTCGCTCCCGGTCTGATTGGAATTTGCATGATTTGCATCTGTTCCTAATTGGTGTCGGACCAGAAAAAGATGCTGAAATCTTCTGAATATTCTGCTAGACCTTGATGTTACCAATCTGTTTGCCAGTGTAACCTCaagaataattgttttatagGATATCTTTGGCTCCAGTTGCTTATTCTGCTGTAATATtcccatttttgtgtgtgtcagaagACTCTGACACGTGGATTTTtatgtgtctacagtgttttaagTCGGAGATATGATCAGTTAAAATAAGCCTTCACTTCCAGCTTTGATTAAATGTAGTAAGGTAAATAAGtgtctaaataaaatgtgattaaaattaGAGTTTCAGTGAAGAATGTCAACGaaagtccctttttttttttaatctgttcctGGACCTTTGAAGGTCCTGGACAACATCCGGAGCGCCGTGCTTCGCTACGACATCCGCCACCCCGTGGTGAACGACAACGAGGCGTCCCTCTGGCACGAACTGGAGGTCTCCTGCTGGCCCACGCTGGTCCTGCTGGGGCCTCGTGGCAACTTGCTCTTTGCCCTGGTGGGTGAGGGCCACCGGGACAGGCTGGCGCTCTTCGCCGACGGCGCCCTTCGGTTTTATGGCACACGGGGGCTGCTGAAGACTCACTCGGTGGGCGTTAAGCTGTACAGGGACTCCTTGCCGCCAAGCATCCTTTCCTTTCCTGGGAAGGTGGCCGTTGACCAAAGCAACCAAAGGCTGGTGATCGCGGACACGGGGCATCACAGGATCCTGGTGGCGTCCTCTACTGGAGAACTGCTGCACGTCATTGGCGGTAAGAAGGGGAAACATCTGAAACGTTACGAGCACATTTGGGCAGTGATGATAGTTGGAGATTATTTTACACCTCAGTGACCCTCGGTGGAGCCACATGGTTGGCCTGTGTTGGCCTCAAACCATCAGAAAAGTTGGCAACAGCAGTAATAAAGACATGCTGCTAACTGGCACTGATCTAAGCGTGGACGAATGAAAGGGAGAAAATGAAggagtggttttattttaggtttgttgACCTCATCTTTGTGCTCATGTTTACATGTAGAGGATGTTAAAAATGCCAAACTGCAAACAGTTTATTGCTTTCTtgtttcatccatccatccattttctttacccgctttcagtttaaaacaaaaaaagaagcaaagtttGAAGCTTTTTAGTGCCAGAAATTAAATTAAGTGTCAAAAAACTTGAAGATGACAAGTCTGACGTTTGAATTTTCCTGCGAAGCTTTAATAGATCAGTGACGCTGGAGGGAAACGATTTGAAACGGAAACAAAGAACGACGAAAGATCTTTGGTACaacctttttaaatacatctacagctgattaacttatgaagccagcccaattcaagatggcagctacagccaactggccttagaaaactcaaaaatggctaaagtTCAGTCAGCTCAACAGAAATTGTGCTAAAATATGGTGGTGCTGTGGCTTagatactccaagtgctactgtTCGAGTGagatctttgctcaaaactttagcattacctGTTAGAGTCGACgttgactgtctgttagcaaaatatctcatgaacaactggatgggttttaatggaagtgattaacttttggagttagtcTATTTTAGGATGGCCATAATAGCCaatcagcattagccaacacaaaaaatagggATGATTCAGGCAGTTTtactcaaatttgatgtggtcgtagctgagagttatccacaacgcatactctgagtgctCCATTTTACCAAAATGGGTTCATTTTCATCATGCCTCAATAAAAGATGGTCTTCATCTATGagcctggcatgaaaggtgacgggcgatgtgcattccttcaaggaatgttacactttttagttaaaaaatgtgCTCATGGCCACAGTGAAACATCATTTCTGTCACAGGACCTGAACGAGGCAAACAAGATGGCGACTTGTCCAAAGCTTCCTTTAACTCCCCTCAGGGCGTCGCCATCAAAGGGGACGCTGTGTATGTGGCCGACACAGAAAACCACCTGATCCGAAAGGTGCGTACCCGTAGCTGTGACGCCTGCTCCCATATCTATGTCtgactgtctgtttttttttttttttttcatttttgttttgctcctttctgTTAGATTGATCTGTCTAAGCGACGAGTCAGCACTTTAGCAGGCGTTGGTGCTCAAGGGACTGATAAAGAGGGTGGGGCCATGGGACCGGAGCAGCCAATCAGCTCTCCCTGGGACGTAGTTCTTGGCACTGCCTGTAAGTTTTGTGGCGttctctcctccttttcctctcctcctctgtgtcTTCCCAGCCTCTCGCTGCTTGCTGTACTTTATTATGCGTTTTTATATTCTGTCTGCGTCCCGCTCTGCCATCAGGAATTCCTAAATCTGTCCCGTCCCTCTCAATCTCTCTGTCCAGTCTCTATATTTGAGACTTTGtggagttttgcttttttgcagaTCAAAGGATGGTGAAGAGGTGTGTTAACAGGAAGGTGGTTACAGTTAGATTTATCACCTGCTTGTGGTGATGGGGAGGGGGGTGTTCCACTCATTTAACGTATGAAACCAGCCGTCAGATGTTCTCTTTGTGCCAGGTTATGATCGGCCATCTGCGTGCAGGTCAGAGACGAGCGAGGAATTGTGCCGctccttctctctcttctttcctttttataatCAACCATACTCTGAGCTTTTCATAACAACGGTTCAATGCAACACCGTGAATGTCTCCACGCAGAGGTCGTCTGAAAATGTGTTGCATTATCTCGGTTTCTAAACAACATTACCTCACCGTGGTATTCAGCTTTTTACTCtgtgaaactaaatttaaaagaaacatctaaTAGGAGAGATCAGACGTGTGGAGGAGACGCTGTGTGCGCAGGGAGAGGGTaggtggaggagaagagggCTATGGATGTGGGCCTAGCGTGCAGTCGGCTCgaggaactgtttttttttttggtctcactGGACAGTGATGATATCTTTGTAAGAAGTGATGTCATGATCACTTCCTTTACACATTCTGCCTCGATATTCAGTCTTTACGTCATTCAAATGAATTTCACAGCTTCCTCTGACAGTCACTTTACATCAGAAAAGTGGGTTAActgtgtaactttttttgtactttttttattcttttcaaaatattaacctttttaattacaaatattttcaccataaaaatacattaagatctcagTTCCTTCTaaaatttctttctctttggAATCTGCTCCAGTATActgactctgtttttgttttcttgtactttttaaaaagaatttttatgttttagttcccgcgctgctacttttagttaatCTTTTGGTGCTTTGAGACagtgtttgttccttttagctagtgttctcctacttttagcttgaaCAACTCATGTTGAGCGACTTTTAGCAGAGTCATTCAGCGTTCATACTGCTCCTgcacagaaaatacaatttttctAGTTTACTCATCTAAAACGCTGATATCTACACTCCCACTGAACCAAGAAGATGTTTACCTTTAAGATCAAACTGTAGTTTTCAAGTAATTAATaatttcgtttttttttttaaagtggggttttgcAGTAAGctaatgaacaattaatatcttacctgtaacAGATAGCTTTCTGAATTTCCTCggtttagagaaacagagtttgaactgtttgatgCCTGAAATAAGTCATTCATCACAGAAAAATCACATCTTCATTTAGTCTGGGGATGAATTAGTTTAAAAGGTTCAGTTAAGTTTAGCATATTTTACAGATGGAATCCCTTATTTAGTGATTCATCACAAAGCTCTGAGTGCATTTaagaatttattaaatatattggTAATGGTAAAAATACTTAAGTGGCACAGTATTTCTTTTCTCCAAGTTGTAGAGTCTCATCTTTAATAGCTACATTATTCTCCAGCTGAGCACTTGTGTGTCTGGAAGGGTTTTGAATCAATCATGATGACGGTTGTGGCCGTTGTCATTCCTGATTGATTTCTGACACTTGGCCTTCACTAAATGATCCCGGCCTCTTAATATTTTCCGTCTTTGAGTAAAGCCAACTTCCCAAAAACGCATCGAAGAAACTTTTTCTGAATGACTGTTGGAAGGTTAGAAGCAACGGGACACATTGCCAGAGTCCAAATTTATgggaagtgtttttgtttatgtgtttcacttttgtgtgtgtgtgtgtgtaggtggtgCTGAAGACAACGTGCTGTGGATAGCCATGGCAGGAACTCACCAGATCTGGGCTTTGTTCCTAGCAGATGGAAAACTGCCCAAAGGAAGGTGAGAGACCTGCACATGATCTCATGGCCACTTGGCAACAGCAGCATTaggaactttctttttttaagcctaAAAGGACATTCGTGTGTCTTATTTTAGATATATGCACAGGAAAACTGGTGACAAAATGTAGACTATTGTATCTCAATTTGAAGAAATGAACAGGAATTATTCTATGCATCAAACAGCCGAGTTGTTGTCGATGCCTGTCAGTGTTTAAAGTAAAGTTCTGCTGTACGACTTGAACAGTGAGTCCAAAGCGGGGACCTGCGTGCGATGGGCGGGCAGCGGCGGCGAAGAGAACCGAAACAACGCCTACCCTCACAAGGCGGGCTTTGCGCAGCCCTCCGGCCTGGCTCCGGCCCCCGAGGAGCCCTGGAGCTGCCTGTTTGTGGCTGACAGCGAAAGCAGCACCATCCGCACGCTGGCGCTGAAGGACGGAGCCGTCAAGCATCTTGTCGGAGGGGAGAGAGACCCGCTGGTGAACGGCCGAGTTTTGCTATTTACAGTTCTGTATCTAAAGTTACGTTTAAACAAACCATCCGAAGAGGGAAAAACATGAAGAGAATCCAAAATGGCCTTGAATTATTTACTCTTAAGGTGATTTTGAAGTGGCAAAAGGCCAATAAAAGCCACTAACAGACTGAatttataatattatttataatacACAAGCTGCTGATCATCAACTGGTGGCCTGCAGGCCAAGTCCATTCCATGAGCTAATTTCATTCGGGCCAGGACGTTGTATCTCCATTTgatcttgttttgtcttttttttttttttttttaaaccagaaccTTTTTGCTTTCGGGGACGTCGACGGGAAAGGAGTGGATGCCAAGCTGCAGCATCCGCTCGGTGTCACCTGGGCTCCTGAACAAAAGCTGCTCTACGTGGCTGACTCCTACAACCACAAGGTCAGAACGAAGGGAAAACGGTTACATGGAAGTTTTATTTACTACCCCAcacacttgtatttttttgtaaaataaccTATATTCTGTGCTCAGATCAAGATGGTGGAtccaaaaacaaagcagtgtACCACGTTAGCGGGGACGGGAGAGGCCGGAGACGCTGTGGGACCAGAATTTAACAAATCTCACTTCAACGAGCCCGGAGGAATCTGTGTCGGCGACGGCGGGCAGCTTCTTTATGTGGCCGACACAAACAACCACCAAATCAAAGTCCTGGATCTGGAGTCCAAGACTGTCTCTCTGGTcagatttatgtgtttatgaAGCGTTTACTTAAGAGagtactttatttttaatccatgtttatgtaattattctttcactaaaagcattttctgtgactgagttttaataaaacgtGGCACagcaaagacattttgaaagtaCATGCCTTTCTCCTTTCTCTGCATCTAAATCTCTCTCCTAAACAGTTCCCCATCCTCGCTGAGTGCACAGACTCAGCACTTCCGAAGCCTCTGGGTCCGAGGAAAGTCCCGACGCTCCCTAAATCAGCTGCCAGGAAGGACACGCCACCAGTGGCCGTGTCCGCAGGCCAGACCGTCTGCGTGTCACTCACCATCTCGCTTCCAGAAGGAGCCAAACTCACCAAGGAAGCGCTGAGCTGCTGGGCACTGTCGGCTGAAGGTGAGGCGACGTCTACTCAGAGatgtttgattcattttatcaatgaatccaattcaagatggtcatcaCAGCTAATTGCTATTAGCACataacacataaatggctataactcagttaatttcacagatattgatctaaatgttggtgtggtagtagctgagagtcatctcagCACATGCTTTGAGCGCTGACTGATCGCCCTATTTCATGttagattgtgcataatgttatttttcaaggtttgcccACAAAGGCTGCAACTTTGTCGTTTCTCGACATCAAATCTTAATAAAAAACTCTGGCAAGAAAGggggcaggcgatatgcattccatcaagtaatgctgggcctttaatctAATGCAGGACTTTTTCAGTCCGTATTGTCGAACAGTAATCAAGCGCAGTCCGGCGATAGGATCAGGTGTGAGGTGATTTTCTGTAGATATCGTGTGAGTGACAGTGGATGGTCTGTTCATTAGGTTTTGGACCTGAAGTGTTTCCATCCCTCTGAGTGACGCAGCAGGCAGCCAGCCGTATCAGCGGGGTATTTTTAGAACATTTCGATAAGACGAGATGCCTCGGTTCACATAATTAGCTACCAGGCTATGTTACGTGATCCTCCCCGTCCCATTATACGGAGTCTAGACTCGCGCTGATCAGATCAGCGCCGAGGCAGGAATGTTAATGGATCGAGTTCGAGGTACATGCCAGATCtaaattgtttcttttagtgGCTTTTTACAAATGGCTTCCATGGGACCTCATGTTCAGCATCAGCTTCATTAATCACCGCCAGCATGGATTTTGTCATCTCTCCGGCAGAATATTTTCTCACAGAAATGAAAATCCAGTCTTTTTGTTTGGAGttaatctctctttttttttttttttcctccttcttcgTCTTTTTGAAAGAAGTGAAGTCTCTTTTGAAAGAGCAGTATTTGTTGGAGAAATCCAATGTCCTCACAGAGCATTTCATGTGATTTAGAGAGGCTGCGTGGGTTTGGGTTAATGTTTCAGGTGACTCCTTTTAGCTGCGCGATGCTCAGGCTTCAGTGTTCAGCAATAAATCTAAATGTCAGGCTGACAGACTCGTACAAACACATCTGATCTTTCAGAGTGCAGACGGAAATGAGTCTAAACCGTGAACTGATGTTTTTCGTCATGCAGGCTGTGAATCCTCCGGGGAGGGCTTGCTTAGTCAACAAGTTGGCACAGCACCTGAAACATATTATTGGATATGTTCCATGATGTTTCGGACAGATGATCGATGTGATAACTGATATCTCAGTAGTCACTGCGTAGGTTACagctttaaaacttattttccaGCAACCAGTGCTTTAGCTCAATGGTCtgcaattaaaattaaaaccaataaaGTTTTCTTTAGT from Kryptolebias marmoratus isolate JLee-2015 linkage group LG17, ASM164957v2, whole genome shotgun sequence includes these protein-coding regions:
- the nhlrc2 gene encoding NHL repeat-containing protein 2, with the protein product MAAQCSLSALFPIQSQLDNALDDAATQEEKEKLVYEYLEKADAREDLKIPDFHTGLEWLNTEGPLSLDKELDGKVVLLDFFTYCCINCMHILPDLHQLEERHSVKDGLVIVGVHSAKFPNEKVLDNIRSAVLRYDIRHPVVNDNEASLWHELEVSCWPTLVLLGPRGNLLFALVGEGHRDRLALFADGALRFYGTRGLLKTHSVGVKLYRDSLPPSILSFPGKVAVDQSNQRLVIADTGHHRILVASSTGELLHVIGGPERGKQDGDLSKASFNSPQGVAIKGDAVYVADTENHLIRKIDLSKRRVSTLAGVGAQGTDKEGGAMGPEQPISSPWDVVLGTACGAEDNVLWIAMAGTHQIWALFLADGKLPKGSESKAGTCVRWAGSGGEENRNNAYPHKAGFAQPSGLAPAPEEPWSCLFVADSESSTIRTLALKDGAVKHLVGGERDPLNLFAFGDVDGKGVDAKLQHPLGVTWAPEQKLLYVADSYNHKIKMVDPKTKQCTTLAGTGEAGDAVGPEFNKSHFNEPGGICVGDGGQLLYVADTNNHQIKVLDLESKTVSLFPILAECTDSALPKPLGPRKVPTLPKSAARKDTPPVAVSAGQTVCVSLTISLPEGAKLTKEALSCWALSAEGNEWLLDGQVMMGEIVDLSQPLRISTKLPPVLKEPGGKLSLTLNAWVYFCQEAGSACMMKAASFALPLRANAAPGDGEVAVTLAHAF